Proteins from a genomic interval of Chryseobacterium indologenes:
- the rpsN gene encoding 30S ribosomal protein S14, whose translation MAKESMKARERKREALVAKYAAKRQALKEAGDYEGLQKLPKNASPVRLHNRCKLTGRPRGYMRTFGISRVTFREMANNGLIPGVRKASW comes from the coding sequence ATGGCTAAAGAATCAATGAAAGCGCGTGAGCGCAAAAGAGAAGCACTAGTTGCTAAATACGCTGCTAAAAGACAAGCTCTTAAAGAAGCTGGTGATTACGAAGGACTTCAAAAATTGCCTAAAAATGCTTCTCCTGTAAGATTACACAACAGATGTAAACTGACAGGTAGACCAAGAGGATACATGAGAACGTTCGGTATTTCCAGAGTAACTTTCAGAGAAATGGCAAACAACGGTCTTATCCCAGGTGTAAGAAAAGCCAGTTGGTAG
- the rpsH gene encoding 30S ribosomal protein S8, with protein sequence MVTDPISDFLTRVRNAQSAGHKVVEIPASKIKKEITKILFDQGYILNYKFEDNAVQGVIKIALKYDKQTNKPAIKSIQRASRPGLRQYKGSAELPRVLNGLGISIISTSKGVMTDKKAREEKVGGEVICYVY encoded by the coding sequence ATGGTAACAGATCCAATTTCAGATTTCCTAACTAGAGTAAGGAACGCACAAAGCGCAGGCCACAAAGTGGTGGAAATTCCTGCATCGAAAATCAAAAAGGAGATTACTAAGATCCTATTTGATCAAGGGTATATCTTAAACTACAAGTTTGAAGATAACGCTGTTCAAGGAGTGATCAAAATCGCTTTAAAGTACGATAAGCAAACTAACAAACCTGCTATTAAGTCTATCCAAAGAGCTTCAAGACCAGGTCTAAGACAGTACAAAGGTTCAGCTGAGCTTCCAAGAGTACTAAACGGTTTGGGTATTTCTATCATCTCTACTTCTAAAGGAGTAATGACTGACAAGAAAGCTAGAGAAGAGAAAGTAGGCGGTGAAGTAATCTGCTATGTTTATTAA
- a CDS encoding 50S ribosomal protein L18: MRKRIRIKRRVRGKISGSSELPRLSVYKSNKEIYAQLIDDKNGTTLASASSREKGVDAKGTKTEVSAAVGKAIAAKAIAAGIESIVFDRNGFVYHGRVKALAEGAREGGLKF; encoded by the coding sequence ATTAGAAAAAGAATAAGAATCAAAAGAAGAGTAAGAGGGAAAATCTCTGGATCTTCTGAATTGCCAAGATTATCTGTATACAAAAGTAATAAGGAAATTTACGCTCAGTTAATCGACGATAAAAACGGTACAACTTTAGCATCGGCTTCTTCAAGAGAAAAAGGTGTAGACGCTAAAGGTACTAAAACTGAAGTTTCTGCTGCTGTTGGTAAAGCTATCGCTGCTAAAGCTATCGCTGCAGGAATCGAAAGTATTGTATTTGACAGAAACGGTTTCGTATATCACGGTAGAGTAAAAGCTCTAGCTGAGGGTGCGAGAGAAGGTGGACTTAAATTCTAA
- the rplF gene encoding 50S ribosomal protein L6: MSRIGKAIITVPAGVTITENNGVVTVKGPKGELSQELTAGITIEQKDGELNVNRPSDSKQHKALHGLYRALINNMIVGVSAGFEKKLELVGVGYRASHAGQKLELALGFSHGIVLELPGEVKVDTLTEKGKNPIITLTSHDNQLLGMVAAKIRSFRKPEPYKGKGVRFVGEIVRRKAGKSA, encoded by the coding sequence ATGTCAAGAATTGGTAAAGCAATTATTACAGTTCCAGCTGGAGTTACAATCACTGAAAACAACGGTGTAGTAACTGTAAAAGGTCCTAAAGGAGAACTTTCTCAGGAGCTTACAGCAGGAATTACTATAGAACAGAAAGATGGTGAACTTAACGTAAACAGACCATCTGATTCTAAACAACACAAAGCACTTCACGGTCTATACAGAGCGTTAATCAACAACATGATCGTTGGAGTAAGTGCAGGTTTCGAAAAGAAACTAGAACTAGTAGGGGTAGGATATAGAGCTTCACACGCAGGTCAAAAACTTGAGTTGGCTTTAGGATTCTCTCACGGTATCGTATTAGAACTTCCAGGTGAAGTAAAAGTTGATACATTGACTGAAAAAGGTAAAAACCCAATTATTACTTTAACGTCTCACGACAACCAACTTCTAGGAATGGTAGCTGCAAAGATCCGTTCTTTCAGAAAGCCTGAACCATACAAAGGAAAAGGTGTAAGATTCGTAGGAGAAATTGTTAGACGTAAAGCTGGTAAATCTGCTTAA